The following is a genomic window from Candidatus Poribacteria bacterium.
CACCGCCGACAGAAAAAGGGATGAAGATTTCAGCGGCAACAGCTGAGACAACATCAATCATAATATCGCGCCGTTCATTGCTTGCTGTGATGTCGTAAAAAACGAGTTCATCGGCACCGCCTTCGTAATAAAACCGCGCCATCTCAACTGGGTCGCCGACATCGACATTGCCTTGAAAAGCGATGCCTTTCGTGACCTTTCCGTCACGCACGTCTAAACATGGGATTATCCGTTTCGTTAGCAAAGTATCCTCCTGTGAAAAACGGGTTAGTTTCCGAATCGCTGTTTAAATATATTCAAAATATCGTCGAATTCTGAGACCTTCAGAAGCTTGTACATCCCCGCGAGTATCAGCAGACTCAATCCGATTGGCGCAAATACCCCGACAGCGCGTGGAATGATGCCTACCGTGCCGAGCCAATCAATTTCAATGACTCCGTTGGTCAACCAGCAGACAAACCCCATCACTGCTGAGGCAATCAAGATTTTGAGCGTTAGCGGGACAACCGAGCGCAACCCTAATCTTCCAACCTTGTGGCGGAGCAATAACAGTAAAACGGCACAATTTAGCGTTACGGTCAGAACCGTTGAAAATACCACGGCACGCGGATCCAAGAAGAATCCGCGATAGATAAACAGATAGTTGAGGCAGATGTTGAGCACAACGGCACAAATGCTGACGATAACGGGCGCGCGAATGTCTTTGTGAGCGTAGAACCCATCTGTGACAATCTTGAGCGTTGAAAACCCACACAACCCAAACGCATAGACGAACAGGAGTCCCGCGGTTTCGATTGTGTCTTCTTCGACGGTTACACCCCATTCGTAAAGTAAACGACAGATCGGTTCTGACAGTACCATGAGTCCGATGCCAGCGGGAATTGTTGAGACAAGCATTAAACGGAGGGAGTATGAGAGCGCGTTCCGAAAATTCTCTGTTTCTCCGGCTGCTACGAGTTTCGCGAGTTGTGGCAGTGCCACCGTTGAAATCGCAACACCGAATATCCCGATCGGGAGATGCAGAACGCGATACGCTCTGGTAATCCACGTCAACCATCCGGAATCTGAGGTAATAAAGAACGTATTCGTCAGTAGATTCACCTGCACCGCCGCGACC
Proteins encoded in this region:
- the murJ gene encoding murein biosynthesis integral membrane protein MurJ, coding for FRIPNFLRDMFGEGILSKAFITTFLATEAEDGEEAAWNLTNRIFNLAFLVLIGIIVLGIIFAPVVVDVLARDDFDRNLDFVEHFGFDNKIELAIYLTQLMFPYLLFVSFAAIAMGLLNSKGRFGIPACASTFFNVSSVAVGISGYYLFPLIEIHPVTGMAIGVIIGGIAQFLIQVPSMYRVGYRYRPLLSLRDPRVLQVMHLIGPAVLGVAAVQVNLLTNTFFITSDSGWLTWITRAYRVLHLPIGIFGVAISTVALPQLAKLVAAGETENFRNALSYSLRLMLVSTIPAGIGLMVLSEPICRLLYEWGVTVEEDTIETAGLLFVYAFGLCGFSTLKIVTDGFYAHKDIRAPVIVSICAVVLNICLNYLFIYRGFFLDPRAVVFSTVLTVTLNCAVLLLLLRHKVGRLGLRSVVPLTLKILIASAVMGFVCWLTNGVIEIDWLGTVGIIPRAVGVFAPIGLSLLILAGMYKLLKVSEFDDILNIFKQRFGN